The following proteins are co-located in the Neisseria sp. Marseille-Q6792 genome:
- a CDS encoding opacity family porin has product MKKILATLVALSLPAVALADEHRGFYIQGDVGHTSVKGKIYDESKTAKSFSPRLSAGYDFGDFRVAADYTHYKSHKESGRFSNSTTTYDAKAKFQSVGVSAIYDFDLNSPVKPYVGARVGLNHVSFDTKEYNSIIEHYETRKTKTGLGVMTGIGYDINQNIALDAGYRYNYWGKFDDVKVHSHEVSAGVRVKF; this is encoded by the coding sequence ATGAAAAAAATTCTGGCTACACTGGTTGCCCTTTCCCTTCCCGCTGTCGCACTGGCAGACGAACACCGTGGATTTTATATCCAAGGCGATGTCGGCCATACTTCGGTAAAAGGCAAGATTTACGACGAAAGCAAGACGGCAAAAAGCTTCAGCCCGCGTCTGTCTGCCGGATATGATTTCGGCGATTTCCGTGTGGCAGCCGACTACACCCACTACAAATCCCACAAAGAAAGCGGCAGATTCAGCAACTCCACCACCACTTATGACGCGAAAGCCAAATTCCAAAGCGTCGGCGTTTCCGCCATTTATGATTTCGACTTAAACTCCCCGGTTAAACCTTATGTCGGCGCACGCGTAGGCCTCAACCACGTATCGTTTGACACAAAGGAATACAACAGTATCATCGAACATTATGAAACCCGCAAAACCAAAACCGGCTTGGGCGTGATGACAGGCATCGGTTACGACATCAATCAAAATATCGCCCTGGATGCAGGCTACCGCTACAACTACTGGGGCAAATTTGACGACGTGAAAGTACACTCTCACGAAGTGTCCGCCGGTGTGCGCGTCAAATTCTAA
- a CDS encoding opacity family porin, with the protein MKKVLATLVALSLPAIALADDNRGFYVQGDVGHSTLKTSDEGGKVSSKGLSPRLSAGYDFGDFRVAADYTHYKTRKDHEQGPSYTLDSKIKLQSVGVSAIYDFDLNSPVKPYVGARVGINRFSYDDDDRRANYHATETFRKTKTGLGVLAGVGYDITQNVALDAGYRYNHWGNFDGIKVHTHEVSAGVRVKF; encoded by the coding sequence ATGAAAAAAGTTCTGGCTACCTTAGTTGCCCTTTCCCTTCCCGCTATCGCATTGGCAGATGACAACCGTGGTTTCTACGTTCAAGGCGATGTTGGCCACTCAACCCTTAAAACCAGCGATGAAGGTGGCAAGGTCAGTAGCAAAGGTCTCAGCCCGCGCCTGTCTGCCGGATATGATTTCGGCGATTTCCGTGTCGCTGCCGATTACACCCACTATAAAACTCGGAAAGACCATGAACAGGGTCCGTCTTACACACTTGACTCAAAAATCAAACTCCAAAGCGTCGGCGTTTCCGCCATTTATGATTTCGACTTAAATTCCCCGGTTAAACCTTATGTCGGCGCACGCGTAGGCATCAATCGCTTTTCTTATGACGACGATGACCGGCGTGCGAACTACCATGCGACAGAAACATTCCGTAAAACCAAAACCGGCTTGGGCGTATTGGCAGGCGTTGGCTACGACATTACCCAAAATGTTGCCTTGGATGCAGGCTACCGCTACAACCACTGGGGCAATTTTGACGGCATAAAAGTACACACTCACGAAGTATCCGCCGGTGTGCGTGTAAAATTCTAA